A part of Blastopirellula marina genomic DNA contains:
- the fliN gene encoding flagellar motor switch protein FliN, protein MTDDDQMGQDEIEELLRQAQSGSMGASEPAPQAPQDLEALDQNEIEALFQSPGSSEAPKPKPQAAPAATATKPAAPQPTGGEGHDDMEYLLNQAEAALASLDSPSQDMPAGISPFTLRDFGGSPASTEKATIDLVRDVELDVKIELGQADMYLEEVLQMKKGSVVPLDKLAGDPVDIFVNGRLIAKGEVLILNDNFCVRITELIVGDSVI, encoded by the coding sequence ATGACTGACGACGATCAAATGGGACAGGACGAGATCGAAGAGCTTTTGCGTCAGGCTCAGTCTGGCAGCATGGGTGCTAGCGAACCGGCTCCCCAAGCTCCCCAGGATCTCGAGGCCCTCGACCAGAACGAGATTGAAGCCTTGTTTCAGAGCCCTGGTAGTTCCGAAGCTCCAAAGCCCAAACCACAAGCTGCGCCGGCCGCTACGGCAACCAAGCCTGCCGCGCCTCAGCCAACCGGCGGCGAAGGGCATGACGACATGGAGTATCTCCTGAATCAGGCCGAAGCTGCCCTGGCTTCGCTTGATTCCCCTAGCCAGGATATGCCTGCTGGCATTTCGCCTTTCACATTACGCGACTTCGGTGGCTCGCCAGCAAGTACCGAGAAGGCGACCATCGATCTGGTTCGTGATGTCGAGTTAGACGTCAAAATCGAACTCGGCCAAGCAGACATGTATTTGGAAGAAGTCCTGCAAATGAAGAAGGGCTCGGTTGTCCCCCTGGACAAGCTGGCAGGCGATCCGGTCGATATCTTCGTGAACGGACGTTTGATCGCAAAGGGAGAAGTGCTGATTCTCAATGACAACTTCTGCGTTCGTATTACCGAATTGATAGTCGGTGATTCGGTTATCTAA
- a CDS encoding FliH/SctL family protein: MAVIKSGNLQGESRNLSSVAFNLNDVSSKAQADLNGVKLKAADIVKQAQEEAKQIRAKAEAEGRQAAEQKARQSLKTEVDQHAATLLPALRTLVQELTTAKQNWLNQWEQVGLQVAVAIAEKVIRREIAEQPEIATTLVRESLQLASGCGEIHIRMNPQDLSSMQSGESMMCDELKKLAPAQIIADKQISRGGCIVETKFGSIDNRIESQLNRIAEELGGTV; this comes from the coding sequence ATGGCAGTCATCAAATCAGGCAACTTGCAAGGCGAGTCTCGGAACTTGTCCTCTGTCGCATTTAACTTGAACGATGTCTCCTCCAAGGCTCAAGCCGATTTGAATGGAGTGAAGCTCAAAGCCGCAGACATCGTCAAACAAGCGCAAGAAGAAGCCAAGCAAATTCGAGCCAAGGCGGAGGCTGAAGGACGTCAGGCCGCCGAGCAGAAGGCTCGGCAGTCTCTGAAGACCGAAGTCGATCAGCATGCCGCGACACTGCTTCCTGCGTTGCGAACGTTGGTGCAGGAGCTTACGACAGCCAAGCAAAACTGGCTGAATCAATGGGAACAAGTTGGCCTACAAGTCGCGGTTGCTATTGCGGAGAAAGTCATCCGCCGCGAGATTGCTGAGCAGCCAGAAATCGCCACGACACTCGTCCGCGAATCGCTGCAATTGGCGTCCGGCTGTGGAGAGATTCACATCCGAATGAATCCGCAAGATCTCAGCAGCATGCAGAGCGGCGAATCGATGATGTGTGACGAGCTCAAGAAACTTGCACCGGCTCAGATCATTGCCGATAAGCAAATATCGCGCGGGGGATGCATCGTCGAGACCAAATTTGGTTCGATCGATAACCGTATCGAATCTCAACTTAACCGCATCGCGGAGGAATTGGGAGGCACGGTATGA
- a CDS encoding flagellar FlbD family protein, which produces MIKLTHLGGEPFVLNAELIRYLEASPDTFVTLTNGDRIVVREPTDVVVDRVIEYHQRKNLLPPGISRPNAGAE; this is translated from the coding sequence ATGATCAAGTTAACTCATTTGGGCGGAGAACCTTTCGTTCTGAATGCCGAATTGATTCGCTACCTCGAAGCGAGTCCCGATACTTTCGTGACCCTTACCAACGGCGATCGAATTGTGGTCCGGGAACCAACTGACGTTGTCGTAGATCGCGTAATCGAGTACCACCAACGCAAAAATTTACTACCCCCGGGAATTTCCCGCCCCAATGCTGGGGCAGAGTAA
- a CDS encoding flagellar hook-basal body complex protein, with product MGLASALSTALTGMTAAETQIDVTGNNLANSQTVGFKASEARFATQFLQTQSLGSKPTDSNGGTNPRQTGLGTKVAEITPNFTQGTIEVSNSPSDLAIQGDGFFIVEGGAGETLYTRNGIFKTNSQNELVTITGQRVLGFGIDENFQIQRTQLVPLTIPLGAKSVAKATENVYLEGSLTATGDLATQGQVIESAILGNSAVPRPDTTSTNVSVASQPSIAATTGVSAVTPDVSSLTPAQTEGAGGSVPDGAYNYRFTFSNAGLTGETLASADTVVNLADGNASANDNTVTFGTPPQSSSFSQVNMYRSNDGGATYFLVNSFAMGATVEDTSAAPTATQLGAAKIGGTGVNGTLDGGDVYQYRYTFLDSDGNETAPSNPQTVTVSGSPGDGNGYSVVLDSIPTNTDYDSVRIYRTTAGGSDFYELDTLTMAAAASPYVDDGLTPLSTNQLDGQTINGNYTYLVTFARSGEEESRPSLALGPQNVVNGRIQLSNLPIPPTPPAEGGFPAYDKVRIYRNLSTSSDTFYLVDELDPGEDFIDTVPDSQISDLTVPGNKTIDLDGPKIDSNTLLVDVVKRDGLNFENVFEEGELSFTGYKGDRKLDTKNFTITSTTIVQELLEFIEASTGIQPSVNGNANPIPGSENSIPDETGNLSQGVSITDGRIRVISNNGVDNGVDVRLSSFTLDNNTGVLQNPNLNFGTVQEGIGQSAVSDFVVYDTLGIPVNVRVTAVLEERNGSNTVYRWFADSPDNDNAIDTGDIGEARIAVGTGLVYFDGDGNFVGSDNNTVTVQRRDVPSQSPLEFDLDFTQLSGLASDKASLNASRQDGSGTGTLNSFIIGEDGVIRGVFSNGVDRDLGMLQLARFGNPTGLEQRGENLFATGVNSGLPVTGDPGADGLGEVIAGAVELSNTDVGGNLIDLILASTQYRGSSRVITTAQQLFDELLNLRR from the coding sequence ATGGGTCTGGCTTCAGCACTTTCGACTGCGTTGACCGGCATGACCGCGGCGGAAACTCAGATCGACGTCACCGGTAATAACCTGGCCAACTCGCAAACGGTTGGTTTTAAGGCGTCCGAAGCTCGCTTCGCTACGCAGTTCTTGCAGACCCAGAGTTTGGGATCGAAACCAACGGATTCCAACGGTGGTACGAACCCGCGACAAACAGGTCTCGGTACCAAGGTTGCGGAAATCACTCCGAACTTCACGCAAGGTACGATTGAAGTTAGTAACAGCCCGTCCGATCTTGCGATCCAAGGTGACGGTTTCTTTATCGTGGAAGGTGGCGCGGGAGAAACACTTTATACCCGCAACGGTATTTTCAAGACGAACTCGCAGAACGAATTGGTGACCATCACCGGTCAACGTGTGCTCGGCTTTGGGATCGACGAGAACTTCCAAATCCAACGTACCCAGCTAGTGCCGTTGACGATTCCTCTGGGTGCCAAGAGTGTGGCCAAGGCGACCGAGAACGTTTATCTCGAAGGTTCGCTAACAGCGACAGGCGACTTGGCAACGCAGGGCCAGGTGATTGAAAGCGCGATTCTTGGTAACTCTGCAGTGCCACGCCCCGATACCACCAGTACCAACGTTTCAGTGGCTTCGCAGCCAAGTATTGCCGCGACGACAGGAGTATCGGCGGTTACGCCAGACGTCAGCTCGCTGACACCTGCGCAAACTGAAGGTGCGGGTGGTTCCGTCCCGGACGGCGCCTACAACTATCGGTTTACGTTCTCGAATGCGGGACTGACAGGAGAAACGCTGGCCTCGGCCGATACGGTTGTGAACCTGGCTGACGGCAACGCCAGTGCGAACGATAATACGGTCACCTTCGGCACTCCGCCGCAGTCGAGTTCGTTCTCGCAAGTCAACATGTACCGCAGCAACGATGGCGGTGCGACTTACTTCCTGGTCAATTCGTTTGCCATGGGAGCGACCGTCGAAGATACTTCCGCGGCTCCTACCGCCACCCAGTTGGGTGCTGCCAAGATCGGCGGAACAGGCGTCAATGGCACGCTTGATGGTGGCGATGTCTATCAGTATCGCTACACGTTCCTCGATAGCGACGGAAATGAAACCGCGCCATCCAATCCGCAAACGGTAACCGTGTCGGGTAGTCCTGGCGATGGTAACGGCTATTCGGTTGTTCTGGATAGCATTCCGACGAACACGGATTACGACTCAGTTCGTATCTATCGTACGACTGCGGGCGGTTCGGACTTCTACGAACTTGATACCTTGACGATGGCAGCTGCGGCGAGCCCTTACGTTGATGATGGCTTGACTCCGCTGAGCACCAATCAGTTGGATGGCCAAACGATCAATGGAAACTATACTTACCTGGTTACCTTCGCTCGTTCTGGTGAAGAGGAAAGCCGGCCTTCGCTTGCCCTAGGGCCACAAAACGTTGTCAATGGTCGTATTCAATTGAGCAATCTGCCAATTCCGCCAACACCTCCGGCGGAAGGTGGTTTCCCGGCTTACGACAAGGTTCGCATTTACCGTAACTTGTCAACTTCGTCCGATACGTTCTATTTGGTCGACGAACTTGATCCGGGCGAAGACTTTATTGATACGGTTCCCGACTCGCAGATCTCTGATCTGACCGTGCCTGGTAATAAGACCATCGACTTAGATGGTCCTAAGATCGACTCCAACACGCTGCTGGTCGACGTCGTTAAACGCGATGGCTTGAACTTTGAGAATGTGTTCGAGGAAGGTGAGCTGAGCTTCACCGGCTATAAGGGAGATCGAAAGCTCGACACGAAGAATTTCACGATCACCTCGACGACGATTGTGCAAGAACTGCTCGAGTTCATCGAAGCATCCACAGGTATTCAGCCATCGGTCAATGGTAATGCCAATCCGATTCCGGGCTCCGAAAACTCAATTCCGGATGAAACTGGAAACTTGTCGCAGGGAGTTTCGATTACGGATGGAAGGATTCGAGTCATCTCGAATAACGGCGTCGACAATGGAGTCGATGTTCGCTTGTCATCCTTCACGCTCGATAACAATACGGGTGTGCTCCAAAATCCAAACCTGAACTTTGGTACGGTTCAGGAGGGTATTGGACAAAGTGCCGTTTCCGACTTTGTGGTCTACGATACGCTCGGTATCCCGGTCAACGTCCGAGTGACGGCGGTCCTTGAAGAACGTAACGGGTCGAACACCGTTTATCGTTGGTTCGCGGATTCGCCCGACAACGACAATGCGATAGATACGGGAGATATTGGCGAAGCACGAATTGCTGTCGGAACCGGTTTGGTTTACTTCGACGGTGATGGTAACTTTGTCGGATCTGATAACAACACGGTAACCGTTCAGCGTCGCGATGTTCCCTCGCAGTCGCCATTGGAGTTCGATCTCGACTTCACACAACTGTCGGGTTTGGCCAGCGACAAGGCCTCGCTCAATGCCTCACGGCAAGACGGTTCCGGTACCGGTACGCTTAATAGCTTCATCATCGGTGAAGACGGCGTGATCCGAGGTGTGTTCTCCAACGGTGTCGATCGCGATCTCGGTATGCTGCAATTGGCTCGCTTCGGTAACCCGACTGGCTTGGAACAACGTGGTGAGAACTTGTTTGCTACCGGTGTGAATTCCGGCTTGCCGGTCACCGGGGATCCCGGAGCCGATGGTTTAGGCGAAGTGATCGCTGGTGCCGTCGAGTTGAGTAATACCGACGTCGGTGGCAATCTGATCGACCTGATTCTGGCTTCGACGCAATATCGTGGTAGTTCCCGAGTTATCACGACCGCTCAGCAGTTGTTCGACGAACTTTTGAACCTGCGACGATAA
- a CDS encoding flagellar FliJ family protein: MAKFRFRLETYLRLKIAARDQCRAELAEVLEAEERLKQQQVEIQEEIEGQHTYVREVTQSGNVNLDLVTASQRQVMFLKAAGQEKQMLMKQLMPHIQQRRQALIDADHEVRTLEKLKEQKREQHIQKEAALEAKQMDEIALTGFRRRGV, from the coding sequence ATGGCAAAGTTTCGTTTTCGACTCGAGACCTATCTGCGGCTGAAGATAGCCGCACGAGATCAGTGTCGCGCGGAACTTGCCGAAGTGTTGGAAGCGGAAGAACGGCTGAAGCAACAACAGGTGGAGATTCAGGAGGAGATCGAAGGTCAACACACATACGTGCGCGAAGTAACTCAGTCAGGTAATGTGAATCTTGACTTGGTTACCGCGTCGCAACGTCAAGTGATGTTCCTGAAAGCAGCCGGCCAAGAAAAGCAGATGTTGATGAAACAACTTATGCCGCACATTCAGCAGCGTCGGCAGGCCCTCATCGACGCCGATCATGAAGTTCGCACCTTGGAGAAGTTGAAAGAACAGAAACGCGAGCAGCATATCCAAAAGGAAGCAGCTCTGGAAGCGAAACAGATGGACGAAATTGCCCTGACGGGATTTCGCCGTAGAGGAGTTTAG
- a CDS encoding flagellar hook assembly protein FlgD, whose product MSSVDTSSSNYTSGSSSASGSSSTSGSSSTQHGSGINDLDMDAFLQLMIAELQNQDPLDPTKNSEMLQQIGQIREIGATDQLRSSLESMQQSQGISTASSLIGKQVQALTDDGYVLFGVVNSVQLSPNDDGTRELSLKVNTGDQTVDVKMEDIFTILPATGKASDGTDGTDTGSDGSTEDSSGSGSDAADETTT is encoded by the coding sequence ATGTCAAGTGTCGACACTAGTTCGTCGAACTATACTTCGGGTAGCTCGAGTGCTTCAGGTAGTTCGAGTACTTCGGGTAGCTCTTCGACTCAACACGGATCCGGGATCAACGACCTGGATATGGATGCGTTTCTGCAGCTGATGATTGCAGAACTGCAGAACCAGGATCCGCTCGATCCGACGAAGAACTCGGAAATGTTGCAGCAGATCGGCCAGATTCGAGAAATCGGTGCGACCGATCAACTTCGCTCCTCGCTGGAGTCGATGCAACAAAGCCAAGGTATTTCAACGGCCAGCAGCTTGATTGGCAAACAAGTGCAAGCCTTGACCGACGATGGGTATGTGCTATTTGGCGTGGTGAATAGCGTGCAGTTGTCGCCCAACGACGACGGTACCCGAGAATTGAGTCTTAAGGTCAACACGGGTGATCAAACGGTGGATGTGAAGATGGAAGATATCTTTACGATTCTACCTGCAACAGGAAAAGCTTCCGATGGAACGGATGGAACCGATACTGGCTCCGACGGCAGCACGGAAGATTCGAGTGGCTCTGGCAGCGATGCCGCAGACGAAACAACGACATAA
- a CDS encoding FliI/YscN family ATPase, giving the protein MIASLKSRLRQVMPTAVTGSVVETLGTTTAVAGFPVPIGAVVEIDCQFGSPIPAEVIGFRGDLTLIYPLTGVQGVRRGNAVRLRHSFRTVGVGPQLLGRVLDAHGHCCDQLPQPVSEERLRLDRDPPSAVSRPRINQTISTGVRAIDGMLTCGLGQRVGIFAGSGVGKSVTLGMMARYTSADVNVIALIGERGREVNDFIERDLGPEGMARSVVVVATSDQPAIQRMQAALTATSIAEYFRDQGKNVLFMMDSVTRFAMAQREIGLAAGEPPTTKGYPPSMFALLPRLVERTGRTPKGSITAFYTVLVEGDDTNEPVADTVRGLLDGHIVLTRKLAGKGHYPAIDVMQSISRLMNDLVGEDVRTGALVLRDLMSTYAENEDLINIGAYRQGSNPRIDMAIRLKDEIDRYLRQAVDEQATVETAHQQLLALVRKCSIAQPSVGAGKVPRIGTK; this is encoded by the coding sequence ATGATCGCTTCACTCAAGAGTCGTCTAAGACAAGTCATGCCAACGGCGGTGACCGGAAGTGTGGTTGAAACCTTGGGAACTACCACAGCCGTAGCTGGTTTCCCCGTTCCCATTGGCGCCGTGGTAGAAATCGACTGTCAGTTCGGTTCACCGATTCCAGCGGAAGTCATTGGCTTTCGTGGAGATCTAACGCTCATTTATCCGTTGACTGGTGTGCAGGGTGTACGGCGAGGTAATGCGGTTCGGTTGCGACATTCTTTCCGTACCGTGGGTGTTGGCCCGCAGCTATTAGGGCGCGTCCTTGACGCACATGGACACTGCTGCGATCAATTGCCGCAGCCAGTTTCGGAAGAGCGACTAAGACTTGATCGCGATCCACCCAGTGCCGTCAGTCGGCCACGGATTAATCAAACGATTTCGACTGGGGTTCGCGCGATCGACGGAATGTTGACCTGTGGTCTCGGACAACGCGTGGGTATCTTTGCTGGGTCTGGCGTCGGTAAGAGTGTAACGCTCGGAATGATGGCCCGATATACGTCGGCAGATGTCAACGTGATTGCCCTGATTGGCGAGCGTGGTCGTGAAGTAAATGATTTCATCGAGCGAGATCTCGGTCCGGAAGGAATGGCTCGTAGCGTAGTGGTCGTCGCGACGAGCGACCAGCCGGCGATTCAGCGAATGCAAGCCGCACTGACGGCGACCAGCATCGCGGAATACTTCCGCGATCAAGGCAAGAACGTGCTGTTCATGATGGATAGCGTTACTCGCTTTGCAATGGCCCAACGGGAAATTGGATTGGCGGCTGGCGAGCCACCTACAACCAAAGGTTATCCGCCTTCCATGTTTGCTTTGCTTCCACGACTGGTAGAGCGAACAGGTCGAACACCCAAGGGAAGTATCACGGCATTTTATACCGTCCTGGTCGAGGGTGACGACACGAACGAGCCCGTCGCCGACACGGTGCGTGGTCTATTGGATGGCCATATCGTTTTGACTCGTAAACTAGCAGGCAAAGGACATTATCCAGCAATCGACGTGATGCAAAGCATTAGCCGATTGATGAATGACTTGGTTGGCGAGGATGTTCGGACCGGAGCCCTGGTGCTGCGTGATCTGATGTCGACCTATGCCGAGAACGAGGATCTGATCAATATCGGGGCCTATCGACAAGGATCGAATCCGCGAATCGATATGGCAATTCGGTTGAAGGATGAAATCGACCGTTACTTGCGACAGGCAGTTGACGAACAGGCCACCGTTGAAACGGCTCACCAGCAATTGTTGGCATTAGTACGCAAATGCAGCATCGCTCAGCCGAGTGTTGGAGCAGGCAAAGTTCCCCGTATCGGTACGAAGTAG
- a CDS encoding motility protein A — MDIASVVGLLAAFGLILVAILIAPGSSLTAFIDAPSILVVCGGALAACMIAFPLKSMLGMPMTIKVVFLNKATDYAALIKQIVSLAETARRDGLLALENRIGEIENPFIITGLQMAVDGTRPDAIEDIMRTEMDAVATRHRDAKAVSDQMGRFAPAYGMIGTLLGLIIMLGNMSDPSSIGSGMAVALLTTLYGAVVSNCLFLPFSEKLGFLNKQELLGMEIIIRGIMAIQSGENPRVIEQKLRTFLPPSVRAKMDAEK; from the coding sequence ATGGATATTGCATCCGTCGTCGGGCTTTTGGCTGCGTTCGGCCTGATCCTCGTAGCCATTTTGATCGCGCCGGGCTCATCGCTGACCGCGTTTATTGACGCGCCGTCCATTCTGGTGGTTTGCGGTGGGGCACTTGCTGCGTGCATGATTGCCTTCCCGCTTAAATCAATGCTCGGTATGCCGATGACCATTAAGGTCGTGTTTCTTAACAAAGCGACCGATTACGCGGCGTTGATTAAGCAAATTGTCAGCCTGGCTGAAACCGCCCGACGCGATGGACTTCTGGCCTTAGAAAACCGAATCGGCGAGATCGAAAATCCCTTCATTATCACTGGTCTGCAGATGGCGGTGGATGGAACGCGCCCCGACGCGATCGAAGATATTATGCGGACCGAAATGGACGCCGTGGCGACTCGACACCGTGATGCGAAGGCCGTTTCGGACCAAATGGGACGCTTCGCTCCAGCTTATGGGATGATTGGGACGCTACTCGGTCTGATTATCATGCTGGGAAATATGAGCGATCCGAGCTCGATTGGTTCTGGGATGGCGGTGGCTCTTTTAACGACATTATACGGAGCGGTCGTCTCGAACTGTCTCTTTCTGCCTTTCTCGGAAAAGCTTGGCTTTTTGAACAAGCAAGAGCTTTTGGGAATGGAGATCATCATCCGCGGAATCATGGCAATTCAATCGGGTGAAAATCCACGCGTGATCGAGCAAAAATTACGCACATTTCTTCCGCCCTCAGTTCGCGCGAAGATGGACGCAGAAAAGTAA
- a CDS encoding flagellar motor protein MotB, translating to MDEEDDAGGIPEWVVTFGDMMSLLLTFFIMLVSMSEIKKEEQYQALVESFRRQFGHDSSMESVIAGNAKPRNSNMAKLATMGRAKRFSTHAGGDKVKAPVGDSPQVRIIRPGSKTAVGTVVYFKEDSAKLDESAIESLQAQSLEFGGKPQKIEIRGHTSLRPLPPDSPFKSHWDLAYARCMAVKEYLLSLGIDERRIRIAVSGKNEPFHIGTDPLLLKQNSRVEVFLLDEVIDDLVGTQQEQSNREAPPIEVPSN from the coding sequence GTGGACGAAGAAGATGATGCTGGCGGAATCCCGGAATGGGTTGTTACCTTCGGCGATATGATGTCGCTGCTGCTAACGTTCTTCATCATGCTCGTCTCGATGAGTGAGATTAAGAAAGAAGAGCAATACCAGGCATTAGTCGAATCATTTCGACGTCAATTTGGCCATGATTCTTCGATGGAAAGCGTGATCGCAGGTAATGCGAAGCCGCGCAACTCCAACATGGCGAAACTCGCGACCATGGGGCGTGCAAAACGTTTCTCGACGCATGCTGGGGGTGACAAGGTGAAAGCTCCCGTCGGCGATAGTCCACAAGTGCGGATTATTCGGCCTGGTTCAAAAACAGCGGTTGGAACGGTTGTCTACTTTAAGGAAGACAGCGCTAAACTCGACGAATCTGCTATCGAATCATTGCAGGCTCAAAGCCTCGAGTTCGGAGGCAAACCGCAGAAGATCGAGATACGGGGGCACACGTCGCTGCGGCCGCTGCCGCCTGACAGTCCCTTCAAATCGCACTGGGATCTCGCCTATGCCCGCTGTATGGCGGTTAAAGAGTATCTTCTGTCGCTAGGAATCGACGAGCGACGCATCCGCATTGCGGTTTCTGGGAAAAACGAACCGTTCCATATTGGGACCGACCCATTGTTGTTGAAACAGAATTCACGGGTCGAAGTCTTTTTATTGGACGAAGTCATCGACGATCTGGTGGGAACGCAGCAGGAGCAATCCAATCGCGAGGCCCCCCCAATCGAGGTCCCGTCAAACTAG
- a CDS encoding flagellar hook-length control protein FliK codes for MESSSSQSVNPIPSWGNGNRNQSTRSADPMAFFDLIMDSARSSLGQGSKSLDPVAPLAPSTSQQDNSLSSSSDNDQWQDDRHDDPSASYVTTNPTPQDVPSSEEAERSDIDQDDIAAIAELSSDKSDDENSTEEADQAALDTAGSAGQTEQLLGAPDTLDSGEQVKESTSKEVAADDVKKPVSVEQKASQAGETDQPLDTSAETNEGEDEQEGFSTTEIDAVKADDSVKEEDESSTQEVEEVSIEAEPTESTAGTSETAKERETTDSSVETIAGESETSAADESHVESESRDDSPRGRDDSPQARRKEKQDGPGQPVVSTETTNTSTPAVNQTAQGAEETIVASNATSASGSNQIGSTSGSTSPSTNNITNLASLLQRGLQRGTLQKSTEAKSTPHLDPKQQIRLINRVARAVESTPAGQSIKIRLNPSELGQLKVEIKLEDGNMVAKIEAENPATRQVLLQHLPQLRDRLAESNINVQQFDVDVMGQHDSSDGGTSNLGDQQADSGNSSGSSRQWSPAGSGEEEASVPRAEQVNKEAERESRNLNITI; via the coding sequence ATGGAATCGTCATCATCTCAATCGGTGAATCCAATTCCAAGTTGGGGCAACGGTAATCGTAATCAGTCGACTCGCTCGGCCGATCCGATGGCGTTCTTCGATTTGATCATGGATTCGGCACGATCCTCGCTGGGGCAGGGGAGTAAATCACTCGATCCAGTGGCACCTCTCGCGCCTTCAACAAGCCAACAAGACAATTCACTCAGTTCATCCTCGGATAACGATCAGTGGCAAGATGATCGACACGACGATCCGTCTGCATCGTATGTTACGACAAACCCGACGCCGCAGGATGTGCCGTCTTCTGAAGAAGCTGAGCGAAGCGACATCGACCAGGACGACATTGCCGCCATCGCCGAACTATCGAGTGACAAATCGGACGACGAAAATTCAACCGAAGAGGCCGATCAAGCTGCCTTAGACACCGCTGGATCGGCGGGACAGACCGAACAATTACTCGGTGCTCCTGATACCTTGGACTCAGGGGAACAAGTCAAAGAGAGTACCAGCAAGGAAGTCGCTGCTGACGATGTGAAGAAGCCGGTCTCTGTCGAGCAAAAAGCCAGTCAAGCTGGAGAAACCGATCAGCCTCTCGATACCTCGGCTGAGACAAATGAAGGTGAAGACGAACAGGAGGGATTCAGCACGACTGAAATCGATGCCGTGAAGGCCGATGATTCTGTGAAGGAAGAGGATGAATCTTCGACGCAAGAAGTTGAGGAGGTCTCAATAGAAGCAGAACCGACCGAATCGACTGCTGGGACTTCCGAAACCGCGAAAGAACGCGAGACGACAGATTCAAGTGTGGAGACCATCGCAGGCGAGTCAGAAACTTCGGCAGCCGACGAATCGCATGTCGAAAGTGAATCTCGCGACGATTCGCCACGCGGCCGTGACGACTCTCCGCAAGCCCGACGGAAAGAAAAGCAGGACGGCCCGGGTCAGCCAGTCGTGTCGACCGAAACCACGAATACCTCCACTCCTGCGGTGAATCAAACCGCCCAAGGCGCCGAGGAAACGATTGTAGCAAGCAATGCGACATCGGCATCTGGCTCAAATCAGATCGGTTCCACAAGTGGATCGACGTCACCATCGACGAACAACATTACCAATCTGGCATCACTCCTCCAGCGTGGACTTCAGCGTGGTACGTTGCAGAAATCGACGGAAGCTAAGTCCACACCACACCTCGATCCAAAACAACAGATTCGCTTGATTAATCGCGTTGCCCGGGCCGTTGAGTCAACGCCTGCCGGGCAATCGATCAAGATTCGCTTGAATCCTTCCGAGTTAGGGCAGCTCAAGGTGGAGATCAAGCTTGAGGATGGCAACATGGTGGCGAAGATCGAGGCCGAGAATCCCGCTACGCGTCAGGTTTTGCTGCAGCACCTTCCGCAGCTTCGCGATCGGCTGGCAGAAAGCAATATCAACGTCCAACAGTTCGACGTCGATGTGATGGGGCAACACGATTCGAGCGACGGCGGTACAAGCAATCTTGGCGATCAGCAAGCCGATAGCGGAAACTCTTCCGGCAGCTCGCGTCAGTGGAGCCCTGCAGGTAGTGGTGAAGAAGAGGCTTCAGTGCCAAGAGCAGAGCAAGTCAATAAAGAGGCCGAACGAGAAAGCCGCAACTTGAACATTACAATTTAG